From a region of the Helianthus annuus cultivar XRQ/B chromosome 5, HanXRQr2.0-SUNRISE, whole genome shotgun sequence genome:
- the LOC110940734 gene encoding probable serine/threonine-protein kinase At1g54610 isoform X2, which produces MGGICGKPSAVDDGRGSSISRERMGSSRSKKVESFRVKNRGEVRTGSVDKRLNDSRRVNYDKRGFSAADIIEAIPKAVQGQQVVAGWPSWLAAVAGEAIDGWLPRRADTFEKFDKIGQGTYSSVYKARDLTNNKVVALKRVRFDNMDPESVKFMMREILILRRLDHPNIIKLEGLITSRTSCSLYLVFEYMEHDLTGLASLPGVKFTESQVKCYMQQLLSGLDHCHSRGVLHRDIKGSNLLIDNNGILKIADFGLANMFDNSGNVALTSRVVTLWYRPPELLLGATHYGVAVDLWSTGCILGELYAGKPIMPGRTEVEQLHKIFKLCGSPSEDYWRKSKLRHSTVFKPTQPYRQRIEETFKDVPFVAIRLMETLLAVDPSQRGTASSALESEFFTTKPHACDPSSLPKYPPSKEIDAKLREEEARRQRAEGGKGQKIDIERQGRRDPWAVPVPEANAELLASMQRRHDRANSKSRSEYFNRNTSIEQPRLSHYSKEVVIDDLKAPEFFSGPLVAAEKKFDDENGNDKDQMGRRHSSTRRRRKHDLSRSMFGIDSGRSSSTTKQPYMDGHGYNKIQFSGPLGASNVDQMLKDRDHHIQEATRRARLDRTALTKLRSEATSNHTYMSSHRPR; this is translated from the exons atggGTGGAATTTGTGGTAAGCCTTCCGCCGTTGATGATGGCCGGGGGAGTTCAATTTCAAGGGAGAGGATGGGTTCATCGCGGTCGAAAAAAGTGGAGAGTTTCAGGGTGAAGAATAGAGGTGAGGTAAGAACTGGATCGGTTGACAAGAGACTGAATGATTCTAGGCGTGTTAATTATGACAAGAGAGGGTTTTCTGCTGCTGATATTATTGAGGCCATTCCGAAGGCTGTACAAGGCCAACAGGTTGTGGCTGGTTGGCCTTCTTGGCTTGCTGCTGTAGCTGGTGAAGCAATTGATGGATGGTTACCTAGACGAGCTGATACATTTGAGAAATTTGATAAG ATTGGGCAAGGAACATATAGCAGTGTCTACAAGGCTCGTGATCTAACCAATAATAAAGTTGTTGCTTTAAAAAGAGTGCGTTTTGATAACATGGATCCTGAGAGTGTAAAATTTATGATGAGAGAAATCCTTATTTTGCGAAGACTTGATCATCCAAATATAATTAAGCTGGAAGGATTGATCACGTCACGTACTTCATGTAGTTTGTATCTGGTTTTTGAATACATGGAACACGATCTTACAGGACTTGCATCCCTACCCGGGGTCAAGTTCACAGAGTCGCAG GTTAAATGCTACATGCAGCAGCTGCTAAGTGGACTTGATCACTGTCATAGTCGTGGTGTCCTGCACCGTGACATAAAAGGGTCAAATCTTTTGATTGATAATAATGGCATCTTGAAAATTGCGGACTTTGGTTTGGCAAATATGTTTGATAATAGTGGAAATGTGGCACTAACAAGCCGTGTTGTGACACTTTGGTATCGACCCCCTGAACTTCTACTCGGAGCAACTCATTATGGAGTGGCTGTGGACTTGTGGAGCACTGGATGCATTCTTGGAGAGCTATATGCTGGCAAACCTATCATGCCAGGTCGAACTGAG GTTGAGCAATTGCATAAAATATTCAAGCTTTGTGGTTCACCATCTGAAGATTATTGGAGAAAGTCAAAATTACGGCACTCGACGGTGTTCAAACCTACACAGCCTTATAGACAACGCATTGAAGAAACTTTTAAGGATGTTCCTTTTGTTGCTATCAGGCTTATGGAAACCTTACTTGCAGTAGATCCTTCACAAAGAGGAACTGCATCGTCTGCTCTTGAGAGCGAG TTCTTCACAACTAAGCCACATGCCTGTGATCCTTCAAGTTTGCCAAAATATCCTCCCAGCAAAGAGATCGATGCAAAACTGAGGGAGGAAGAAGCTAGAAG ACAAAGAGCGGAAGGTGGTAAGGGCCAAAAGATTGACATTGAAAGGCAAGGACGAAGAGATCCTTGGGCGGTTCCAGTTCCTGAAGCTAATGCTGAGCTACTTGCATCAATGCAG AGAAGACATGACAGAGCAAACTCAAAGAGCAGAAGCGAGTATTTCAACCGAAACACTTCTATTGAACAACCAAGACTATCACATTACTCAAAAGAAGTCGTTATTGATGATTTGAAAGCTCCGGAATTCTTTTCGGGACCATTGGTTGCAGCAGAGAagaaatttgatgatgaaaacgGTAATGACAAAGATCAAATGGGAAGAAGGCACTCAAGtacgaggaggaggaggaaacaTGATCTTTCGCGTAGTATGTTTGGCATCGACAGTGGAAGATCATCATCCACTACTAAACAGCCATATATG GATGGTCATGGATACAACAAGATCCAGTTCTCGGGTCCACTAGGTGCATCAAACGTGGACCAAATGCTCAAGGATCGCGATCACCATATTCAAGAAGCTACTAGAAGAGCACGCCTTGACAGGACCGCACTCACTAAACTCCGGTCTGAAGCAACCTCAAACCATACATATATGTCTAGCCACCGACCGAGGTAA
- the LOC110940734 gene encoding probable serine/threonine-protein kinase At1g54610 isoform X1, which yields MGGICGKPSAVDDGRGSSISRERMGSSRSKKVESFRVKNRGEVRTGSVDKRLNDSRRVNYDKRGFSAADIIEAIPKAVQGQQVVAGWPSWLAAVAGEAIDGWLPRRADTFEKFDKIGQGTYSSVYKARDLTNNKVVALKRVRFDNMDPESVKFMMREILILRRLDHPNIIKLEGLITSRTSCSLYLVFEYMEHDLTGLASLPGVKFTESQVKCYMQQLLSGLDHCHSRGVLHRDIKGSNLLIDNNGILKIADFGLANMFDNSGNVALTSRVVTLWYRPPELLLGATHYGVAVDLWSTGCILGELYAGKPIMPGRTEVEQLHKIFKLCGSPSEDYWRKSKLRHSTVFKPTQPYRQRIEETFKDVPFVAIRLMETLLAVDPSQRGTASSALESEFFTTKPHACDPSSLPKYPPSKEIDAKLREEEARRQRAEGGKGQKIDIERQGRRDPWAVPVPEANAELLASMQNPIQRRHDRANSKSRSEYFNRNTSIEQPRLSHYSKEVVIDDLKAPEFFSGPLVAAEKKFDDENGNDKDQMGRRHSSTRRRRKHDLSRSMFGIDSGRSSSTTKQPYMDGHGYNKIQFSGPLGASNVDQMLKDRDHHIQEATRRARLDRTALTKLRSEATSNHTYMSSHRPR from the exons atggGTGGAATTTGTGGTAAGCCTTCCGCCGTTGATGATGGCCGGGGGAGTTCAATTTCAAGGGAGAGGATGGGTTCATCGCGGTCGAAAAAAGTGGAGAGTTTCAGGGTGAAGAATAGAGGTGAGGTAAGAACTGGATCGGTTGACAAGAGACTGAATGATTCTAGGCGTGTTAATTATGACAAGAGAGGGTTTTCTGCTGCTGATATTATTGAGGCCATTCCGAAGGCTGTACAAGGCCAACAGGTTGTGGCTGGTTGGCCTTCTTGGCTTGCTGCTGTAGCTGGTGAAGCAATTGATGGATGGTTACCTAGACGAGCTGATACATTTGAGAAATTTGATAAG ATTGGGCAAGGAACATATAGCAGTGTCTACAAGGCTCGTGATCTAACCAATAATAAAGTTGTTGCTTTAAAAAGAGTGCGTTTTGATAACATGGATCCTGAGAGTGTAAAATTTATGATGAGAGAAATCCTTATTTTGCGAAGACTTGATCATCCAAATATAATTAAGCTGGAAGGATTGATCACGTCACGTACTTCATGTAGTTTGTATCTGGTTTTTGAATACATGGAACACGATCTTACAGGACTTGCATCCCTACCCGGGGTCAAGTTCACAGAGTCGCAG GTTAAATGCTACATGCAGCAGCTGCTAAGTGGACTTGATCACTGTCATAGTCGTGGTGTCCTGCACCGTGACATAAAAGGGTCAAATCTTTTGATTGATAATAATGGCATCTTGAAAATTGCGGACTTTGGTTTGGCAAATATGTTTGATAATAGTGGAAATGTGGCACTAACAAGCCGTGTTGTGACACTTTGGTATCGACCCCCTGAACTTCTACTCGGAGCAACTCATTATGGAGTGGCTGTGGACTTGTGGAGCACTGGATGCATTCTTGGAGAGCTATATGCTGGCAAACCTATCATGCCAGGTCGAACTGAG GTTGAGCAATTGCATAAAATATTCAAGCTTTGTGGTTCACCATCTGAAGATTATTGGAGAAAGTCAAAATTACGGCACTCGACGGTGTTCAAACCTACACAGCCTTATAGACAACGCATTGAAGAAACTTTTAAGGATGTTCCTTTTGTTGCTATCAGGCTTATGGAAACCTTACTTGCAGTAGATCCTTCACAAAGAGGAACTGCATCGTCTGCTCTTGAGAGCGAG TTCTTCACAACTAAGCCACATGCCTGTGATCCTTCAAGTTTGCCAAAATATCCTCCCAGCAAAGAGATCGATGCAAAACTGAGGGAGGAAGAAGCTAGAAG ACAAAGAGCGGAAGGTGGTAAGGGCCAAAAGATTGACATTGAAAGGCAAGGACGAAGAGATCCTTGGGCGGTTCCAGTTCCTGAAGCTAATGCTGAGCTACTTGCATCAATGCAG AATCCAATACAGAGAAGACATGACAGAGCAAACTCAAAGAGCAGAAGCGAGTATTTCAACCGAAACACTTCTATTGAACAACCAAGACTATCACATTACTCAAAAGAAGTCGTTATTGATGATTTGAAAGCTCCGGAATTCTTTTCGGGACCATTGGTTGCAGCAGAGAagaaatttgatgatgaaaacgGTAATGACAAAGATCAAATGGGAAGAAGGCACTCAAGtacgaggaggaggaggaaacaTGATCTTTCGCGTAGTATGTTTGGCATCGACAGTGGAAGATCATCATCCACTACTAAACAGCCATATATG GATGGTCATGGATACAACAAGATCCAGTTCTCGGGTCCACTAGGTGCATCAAACGTGGACCAAATGCTCAAGGATCGCGATCACCATATTCAAGAAGCTACTAGAAGAGCACGCCTTGACAGGACCGCACTCACTAAACTCCGGTCTGAAGCAACCTCAAACCATACATATATGTCTAGCCACCGACCGAGGTAA